Sequence from the Rutidosis leptorrhynchoides isolate AG116_Rl617_1_P2 chromosome 3, CSIRO_AGI_Rlap_v1, whole genome shotgun sequence genome:
ATCCGGTGGTCCACCTCATTATAAGTGTCGTAAATGTAAAGTTGACAAAATCTAGGATCTTCACCATCTTGAGGTAGTAAGCTGCCGCACAAATGATAGTTTTGACCATGCATACGGTATACAAAAGGAGCATTACCAGAATTTACTTTATAGTCAAGTTTACCGCCCATCGATGTAAAGCTAAACATCATATTATATCGTCTGACATTCTCAATAAAATTCTTACTTGTTTTGGAATCACCTCTCAAAAGTTGTAGCAGTAAATGAGGTGGTTGATTGAGTTTTGGTAATTCAACTTTTCCATTATAACAACAAAGTGAGTAAACCTTTTTTCGCAAAAATTTATTTCCACGTTGTGCCTCTGATTTCCACAACCTCGCATGACAATCATTACAAATGTATTCAGGATCACCTATGTGTCTATACTCTGTTTGTAAACAAAATCCATGTTAGGAAAAAAAAATCCAAGAATTTGAAGAGTTTAACTTGTTGAAAGATAATGTATTTACCATGGTGTATTCCCAAATAAACTTGCGCTCCAGAATCTTCATCAACAGTTGTGTATTTAGGGGGTCTGCCTCTCGGTTTACCGGTTTTCGATTTTCTACTTATAGTGCTTGTAGTGGATTTTGTGTATTCCTTTTTTACTGCAATTTTGCCTATATTATATAGTAAACAAGGATTACAACATACCGATTTTCTACATATACTCCAAATATCTATTAATCATGAATTATTAAAGGGTTGGATGTACGTCATACCGGTTGCAGATGTTGTATTCTCTTCTGAAATGTTGACGACTCTATTTTTAATTGTAACATTACTTGTAGGCCTGCCTCTAGGACGAGATGAAGATGCAACCTCTGTTGCCTTGTCATAATACTTGCCATTTGTTATTATATCTGCAAGTAATTGAATTTTAAAGATTAGTCAGTGTTATGAAGAATTGTACTTACTTGTACAAACCGTAATGAATACTGTTTGATGCTAAAATGGGTGCCCTTCCAGCATGTGTTTGTAGAACTGTTCTCATGCTGTCAATGTTGGAATCCGGTAGGTTGCCTGCATTAGTTTTTATTCCAATATTTTTTATAACTATAGCACAATAGTAGATATGGTTCAAGTAGTTGCATAAATAATAATACCTGAATTACCACAATCAATGTGTGACGCAGTGGGCATAGTGAGAGGGATGTCATCTGGATCAAGTTCGTACTTTGGGGGTCTACCCATTTGTCCTTTTGCGTGAGCAGTTTTCGTAGTGTTGGTTGAATTATATTTTTTCCTTGCTTTATTAGGTCCTAAAAGTAAAGAGCGTATATTTAGTGCCCGATGTGAATACAGCCTTTTATGGGAGTAAAGAACAAATAACAATGTTTATGAAAGTAATTGTTGACAATACCAGATATGGTGAGCGGCGTTGTTTGTATGTTGTTAGATCTTGAATTGAGATACTGGGGGGTTTTTGGAGAGTATGTTTGGGATGCTGCAGTTTGATTAACAATGTATGGGTAAGCAACAATTAAAAGCATACCTTGCACATGAATTTAAAGCACAACATATACGTAAAAATACAAATTTTTAATTGATCAAATATTCTAAATATTGAATGTAACAGAATGATGGAACTGTTAAATCGATATAAGTATACCTGTGGTATTTGGATGAAACTCATGAAGTGAATTTTGATTTGGAATGATATTTTCTTTATTTTCAAACGTATTGTTCTTCCTCTTCCTGTCTGACATTGCTCCCGGCCGTTGCTATACTTCTAACGACGCTACAATCTGATTTGGGTTATGTGAGAACTCTGAATGATGAAATCAAACCTAAATGATGGTTTATATAGAGGCTGAAAATTTTAAAACAAACTCGGTTTGAGGAAATTTGAGAGGGAAATTTGAAAAATTTAAGAATGTTATTTGTGCTAATTGATTCTTATAACTGTTACAAATCGGATTCCATTATTATGGTAGAATTGTGTGGCGATTTCTAAGGGTTTAAAAGATAAAGAAGAATTTGGATTTGAACGGATTGTTTGACTTATTACTGATTCTGTGTTTTTTgtgttaaaattaaaaaaaaattgcaaACAATTTACTCCTCTGCATCATTCATAAATGGCGATTTGAAAGGAATTTTGAGAAAGAGAATGGAAAATTATAAGAATGTTATTAATGCCAATCAATTTACAACTGTAGAAATCGGCAGTCAAATTTTGGGTACAATTGTGTGGCGAATTCTTAGGGATTAAAACATAAAGAAAAAATTGGATTTTAAAGGCTCCTTGTATTCCTTTCTGATTATGTGCAGCATTAGTTCAAATAAAAAAAGCAACATTTATAAACAATATACTCGTGTGCATCATTgataaattgtttttttttttgaatgatagGACAATTTTTTTTGCATTATGTGGCGATTTCTTAGGGTAGAATTCGTTTTTTTAGTAGAGTGCGATTAAAGTCAACCTGTGGACTTTAAAAGTCAAACATTCACAAATGGTGCAGCAGACTGAGATAAACTGGAAATAGAGTTGGATATGATGCTATAGTATGTGATTGTGTATGCGGCAGTTATGTCTTATCATGTAATGAAAGATGCGAAAACGTTAATCTAACATTGGGTTTGTTTACGGGTCCATAATGGGTTTATGGTGCATTTGATGACCAAACTGTGTCCTTGATATGCAAAGGTATGCTCCATTTGTTTTCGGTTCCATAATGGGATTATTTACACAGAAAGATGTATTTTGTTTGGTTTTAGTGTTAGATCATACTCTTTATATGAGTTGTACATttatttgttattaatataattatttaaaaaaaaaaaaacaaaataaaaatcgtTCAACTGTGGTTGGTGTTGATGGTGAGGCAATTTCTGATAGTGAGAACACCCATcgtttaattgttaattaatgtGATTGTTTTACTGTGTTTGTTAGTCAAACAAAAATAGTCAactgtgtttgttttactaagaaGGTAGATTTGATGTCAAGCTATTGACTTTTGTTGTTACCATTTGTTACCATTGCTCTCACTATTTGCTTTTAATTTCGAAAGTCGTATGATAATTTGACCAAGTGGAGCAGGTAGTTTAATGGGTTATACAAATCTTATTGGGCTGAAGTATAAACTTCTAATATTAACAATAGCTATAATTATGTATCAGTTAAACAAGGTTGAACAAATATCTATCAATTAAACAAGGTTGAACAAAGCTAGAATAGAATGCAATAAGTGTACACATCAAATAAAATTCATTATATTATTAGAAGCCATCATTCATAAATTGCATAATTTAAAAAGAACAAACACAAAGTTTAAATGCTAACAATTGAACAACCAAAAACAAAATTAAGACAACCATCAGGTTGAATTAGACATATCTCACCAACAAAGATGAGACATGGCATTATTGTCAAGAAAAATCAAGAAAAACATATTATAATGATGGCCATTAGTGGATCCTTCAAAGCTTCTCCATTTTGGGGATTTTCAAATCACCCAAAGCAGAGGTTGTCCCTCCGGTTGGCGTTTCATCTTTAGTTGATTGCGACGGAGAAGGGCGTTTAACACCAATACTACTTGGAGTAGTGCTTGTGGAACAGGATGAAGCAACACCAGAGTCTTCAAATTTGGGGATCTATCAAGAATATTTATTACATCAAGTGTTAGTAGGCACTTGAatacaaattttcaatgcatgaaatTTCTATAATTAGAGGGATTATATATTACCTTCTTAACATCTGGAGTGCTAGACACAAGTATGTCCTCATCAAAAGCACTATATTCTGCCTCTTTATCCTTAAGGATTGCATCAAGTTTGTTTAAAACGGAAGCATTGTCAGTTGAATCAGAGATTGTATATCCGGACAACTTGTTCTCATCACCATACAAGTTATGTTTCACAATGAAGGCAAACTTCTTGTTAAGAAGTTTATTCAACTCCAATGGGTAATCACAAATATCAGAAGCCTAATTCCACATTCAAGTGTTAGACTAATACGTTATCCGAacacatttattaattattaatgtacaatgtcaaaaaaaaaaagtaaaataaaataaaaataaaaaaataaaaataaaaggaatTAAAAAAAAAGTAGTCAACTCACATTTTTTGCAGCATTGTTGAGCCATTGAACACTTCGATGTGTCATCTTTGATAGTTGTCCATCAAATAGTGACATCTCACATCCCCCAGTTATGTCTTGAACATAGATCGTCGCACGAACCCTAATTATACATGATGTTTTAAACGTAATTTAAAAAATGTATAATATGTGAAGAATAAAATATAAAGTATGTCACATTATAAATGAATCTTACTTACTTTGGGTTTGCTTCTTTATACGTTGTGTTGCAGACTTTGCAATCATACAAATACATCATTTCCTCAAGATCATAGGTTTTCTGCACCTTTTTATCACACGTTCCACAGTAGTATTGGAACCATCCTTCCTTTTCAGCAAAACTGCTCACACGTCCTCGGACAACAAATGTGCAGACCTATGTTGTGTCACATGTTTTTTAACATATAAATCAAAGTGGATTAAAAGCATTTTCAAAAGACATTTGTTAATAAGTAGCCCAATTGAGATACACTGTAATCGAGGTTGAATGTAATTTTGTATGTAAATACCTTCTCAAACAGACGAACGTCATCGATTATATATGCTTTATTATTTTCCTGATCAGTAAATTTTGTAAGAGCAGACGACTCATCCTTACCAAGATCTACTTCAACCACAGGTTTCACATACTTATCATCCTCGCGTATAGCAGTTGCCAAGCTGTGTACGGATTGATATTTGTTTTAGACTAAAACATGTAATACTAAGATCCAAACATGTTATTTAAAATGTGAAACTGAATAACAATCTCCATTGTAATTTTAAGTAAATAGGTAGTAAAGGTATGAGACATACGCATCCTTAAATTCTTCAATTGGTTGAATTGGTTCATTTAAGAACAGTTTAAAGCCCCACAAGAGATTATTGACTTGAGGACCTAAATGGTTTATCCaaacatatatatgaatattatgGTAATTGAACTAATATTATGTAACAAAAGTAAGTTTGACATGAGGATCATATGTACCTTCCCAGTCCTTATATCGACAGTTATGAAGCATGAGTATAACTGGTTCATCTTTTTTGTATTCAGACAATAAAGTATCGTGCAACTTTTCAGCATGTGCACCCCATAACTTACACCTCACCTTCTCTCCACTGGTAAATAAGAAACAGAATGCATAAGTGTACTAAAACAACTGGCTGTAAATTCATATGTATTATagggtatttttttttttgaaaggcatgtATTATAGTGAATTGCAGAGATTTAAGAAGACATATATACCTTGCATCAGAAAGTTCAAACTCAATTGATTTCTTCTCACCATTATCATCTTTATCCACCTTATACCTATTCAGTTTCACCAACTGGCCAACAATATCTAGGCATACGATTAGATTAAGTTAGGTTAGTCAATTTAACATAAAAATGGATGATTAGGGAGTAACACATATTTGTTTAAAATATAATGCAAATAAATTTTAAAATTAGTACATCTCTTACCAAACACAGAGTCCTTGGGTAAAACCCAATCTTGAACATCCTTATAGGCAACACAGTTAAAAACATCTCTTAAAATTTTAAAAGGGGGACACCTTCTGACAGTAGTTTTTCTCAAGAAACAGATTTTTAAATCATGGTCAGCAAGTTTCCAATCATCATCATTCAGTTTCAATTCAAAGGTACTAAGATCAACAAAACCACCTTCCTTAAAGGTATGAGCAAAAAAGGGCATTAGATTTTTGTAAATCGATGCCCTCATCTTGTGTCCCTGCACATTCAAATGATCATTAAGATATGGTGAGttatatttacttttataaaatgCATTTAACTAATAACTAAGTTGAATGTAAATTGATTTATTACCTGAAAATCGACAAGAACAAATTCATATGAAAATATCGATTCCGGCTTCATGTACGCAGTCTTGCTCCATTGGTTGATCACCTTGACTCGCACTTTCCAATCGTCACGCTCCTGGGTGATCAAATTAAGTGGGGTAATTTCAACTACATCAGCCATTGTAACAGGATAGTTTGTGTGTGTGTATGATTGTTATGGTAGGTTTGTGAGAAGAAACGAAAATAGTAAAGCTGTATTTATAGCACAAAGAGAGCTTTTGAAATTTAGGAATGTTTGACAAATTGCAATGAAGATCAAGAACTTGTGTATGATATTGTGAAATTAATGGAAATTAGAAGGCAAGATTGGCATGAATATACTCGTTTTGTTTGTTAATCTGCCATCAATACCGACAATTAAGGGATTTGGTTATAAATGCTCATATGCAACGACGATTGTTATTCACTTATTATGTATACAAATGTTGAAATCGGATGccataattagggtttaagggATTGGCGGTTCTTTAGGGATTAGAAGAGAGAGGTTCGGTTATGAAAAAGAAACCACAAATAAATTAATCCAAATGGATTTGAATCATTGTTTATTTACCTTACCCGTTTGAAAATTAGGATTCAATTTAGTGGCGGTTAATCAGGGATTGTGCACGCGTGTATACAACTGTTAAAATTGAATGGCAATAATAGGGGTCAAAAGAGTGGCGATTACTTAGGGATTGCAAGGGGATCGGTTTAGAAAATAAAGCACTAAAAAATAATTCAAATTGTGTGAATCAGAATATATTTAAGCATTGTGTGTAACTGGTATTTTCCTAGTCAAACCTATATTAACATacatttattattttaattaatacaTAATAATCGTAGAACAAaaaaaataagaaaacaaaaaaaccattatatttattATGTTCGTTAAAATTAAGAAAGCAAAAAAAAAACATATCTGATGTAGATGGGTTTGTACTAATCCATAATAAGTTCTAATTTTGGTTTTTAGATCTCTTTTTAtaaacaaatttttttattttctggTTCATGAATAAATAAAATGTGAAAAATAATCAAAAACAATTAACAAACTTTGTTGCTATAATTCTGTGATTCGCAAGATGAAGACTTGAGCATGCTGATTTGTGAAATTCCAGACCATTTGTTTAATTCCAGATCATTTGTTGCTATATTGAAATGAAAAACATATTCACAAGGAATGAAAATGGCTATTGAAGGAACCAAATATTAATTAACCATATATACAGGACCACTTTGATGATCATCAATTGGATAGGATCTGGAACAAAACTTATAATCCTTCAGTTTTATGAACAAAACTTCCACAGAACCACATAAATTATGCGCATTCTAGATGAGGATAGAATGAATACGATGTTTACATTTCAGTCACCAAATATAGATAGTTCGAATTTGAGAATCCTGCGTGTTACCTTTGTTGCAATGTCATTTAATTCAGTgttttatttgaaggtttaaattaGTGTTGCAACCGGAATCGAGATATCTGACCCTTGTTATAGGATGATGAAGAGATCTTTAATAAGTAACATGGTGGATAATAATTAAATGACATTGCATACAGTGAGGGATAATAATTAGATGAAATCGCAACATGGTTAAGTCCAGCGAATCACAAATTATTGTGGATGTTAATGTAGATAGCATGTTGgtgcattttttattttttttggtttaGCAATGAAATGAAATCAAATGCAAGGACCACTGATTTAATTGATTGACaccataatataaatataaatgataactaAAAACAAAATAGATAAACGTTTCATAATAACATAACAATGAGATTATCAAAGCAAAATGCTAAAACATAATTGAAAAATAAACTTCATTTATTAGGACGGCTTTATTTTGGTCAATCATTGCCTTCATTCATTGCCTTCATTGCTCTAATCTTCAAGAAAAACAACCCCACCATTTTGCTCATTCACACCATCAACGAAACCTTCACCACCAAGGTTTTGtagactatatttataaatataagagTTATTAGTAATGTAATTGTTTATGGAAATATCTAAGTCTGAAAATGAAAAcatttgaaataatataatatgtCTTACACTGCCGTATAGTCAACTATAGAGTCGATAGGCTCATTGATGAAAAGGCGAGTACCCCAAACGTGGTTAGTAACGACAGAACCACCTATTAGAAACAATTACATTAGGGGCTAAGTTGAATTTAACCTGTTGTAATGGTTACAGGTCTAATTTATATGTAATTGAAAATGAGAAATTTATAAggcattatataattatataaatataaatgtgattACCTTCCCACTCTTTAATGAAGCAGTTGTTAAGCAAGCAGATTATTGGAACTGCAGCATCTCCATGAGTTGTTGCATAATGATACAGTTGTACCGCGTTGGTCCCACTAAACGAAACTGTGATCCTATGACCACTGTCATGCATACACACATATGATTAAGACATTTTAAAATTGTTGTTTTCAATTTCAAACATCAGCATAAAAATTTCAAACATACGTTAAATCTTGGAGAGTAAATCGAATATACTGCATAGGGTGTCCGTTCACAATTGCCACACGTAGACGTCTTAGTTCGACCAGTTGTCCAACAACatctaaatttaaaaaaatataaaacagtaTATTCTTATTCCgcttaatataatacaatataattggaATGTATCTATATATTTTGGAAGGAAATATAGAAATCATACCAAAAGCAAGAGTTGGATCTAATACCGACGAGAGGATGTCAGGATAATTAACAGGATGGTATCCATCATTTGGAAGATTAAAAGGTGGACATGGCTGAAGGTTGGTGTGAAGTAGAAACTGGATCTTCCACAAGTGATCTAGCAACTTATAACGATCTTCATATGGAACCACATTAAAACCCGATATGTCAAAAAAATGACCTTCAACTAAGATACCTTCAAACACTGGTATTAAATTCCGATTGATGGATGCAAAGATTTTATGTCcctatttaaaataattattagtgacAATTTGTAAATTGGATTGGAAACATGTGAAGGTTCCTGTAATATCTAATAACATTTATTAGGTATATACATTCTTTATAATGATTAACATAATGATGATAGTACCTGTTGATCAATTAGCACAACCTCCAAAGAAACTACATTAGCCGGAGTCTTCCAAAAGAATTTTCTCGTTATTGCCCATACCTTGACTCGGACATTAGGATTTAATATTCCAGGATGTAAATTGTTCAAGTCAGTGAACTGCACTATATTGTCCATTCTGCACGATTTTGCCAAATGATTGAATGTGTGGTGAATAGCAGGTCTATTGGCATATCTATATATAGTGGGTTGAATGATATTTTTAAAAGTTGTAAAGATTTCTTTGAGTTAATTAGGAGCATATAATTACCAAAAATAGTGCAGAATAATTGTAATATGGCTGTAGATTTTATTTTTCCTGCAAATCACAAATAACTGTGATTATGTTTTAGGCGTATTTGATATATCATTAAAATTATGCAAGATTATACAATTAATATGCATTTATTATAAAACAATGACAATATATGCTAACAGTTTAGGAATACCTGTCACAAGTTTAATCAAATTTTGCCTCTTGTAAATAGACCTGTATGCATAAACAATATATTACACACACATAAACTGTGATTATGTTTTAGGCGTATTTgatatataattaaaattatgCAACATTAAACCTTTATATGCATTTATTATAAATCAATGACAATATATGCTAAGAGATTAGGAATACCTGTCACAAGTTTAATCAAATTCTTCCTCTTGTAAATAGACCTGCAGTATGCATAAACTATATAATAAATTAGACTCACAAATAATAGCCGACCACTGAAACTATATAAAAATTACAACTATTTTATATATCATTATATGTAAGATATCACCTCACTGGTCATCACTGTTATAAAATTATTAGACCTTAAATATCATTGTAATCATTTTAATTCAGACTCACATGTCCTGATTCAGATTCAAATAAGGAATTAAAACAAGCTCACAAATCAAAAGGATTAATCTATAATTAAAAGTATGCAAATAACTTATCTGAAAATGTCCTGTATGAATTCAATCACGACATGTATACATGTTCAGTTGAACCCTAGATAAACAAATCGATCGAAAAATCTTTGATTTGAAAGGTTTAATGATTATAAAGGTAAATTTAAAGGTTTAATCCACTTACTGTTAGCATATAAAGGTTTAATGAAGTAATTAgaaccaaaacaaaagtacctttgGATGTGGAGTACCCTTAATAGGCTTCTGACCATATTTTTCTTCACGATTACTCATTAGAAATATGATCTTCAAATCAAAATTTAGTTTGTGTGGAATTGTCATCCGAAAATGAAGAAGCTAATTGATATCAATAGAATGAACCATATAAAGTACCCATGTTGGCGATCCTGATTCAgattcaaatatgaaattaaaaCAATTGCACAAATCAAAAGGATTAATCTATAGTTTCCAAACCTGATATTGATGATGAAGAAATCGGAGTCATGTTAGCTACAAATCATAATCGGCAGAATTGAACATCAAAATGTATAAACGCCAACCCTAATGCTCTCGTTTTGGTGATATTAGATAAATTAATCTCATATGCTTCGGCAATTCGCTAAATCACGAACCCTAATGGACGAAATATTTAAGGTTGCTTTCTGCGATTGTAGGAAGGTTTTGAACCTATCGACTGGATAGGGAGGTTTTTGCGGTTTTTAAACTTATCGACTGAATTCAGTAATTCTGAAGGCGATGGTAGGGATGACGCGAGAATAGAGAGGAGAGTGTTACATTGGTTTTGCTTTGATAAATGAAATGAAGTAATATGCAAGGACCCCTATTTTTGTGTTTTGATCCCGTTAGTTTATAGTGTAAGGGGGTATATTAGACATATTGTCTTTCAAATGAGGATTTATTAGCTAATAAGTTTGATAGATTATTCTTGTCCATTGGATGAAGGGGTAAGGTGTTGTAAATACCTGATCTAATGGTCATTAAAGGGTGCTTCAAAATACTTATTACCTAAAAAAAACCCTATTTTAAGGTATAGAGTAGATATGTGTATGCGTGTATATTATTCGTATGAAATTTCACATAATGAAATATGATGTAGAAACGGATGGATATGTTGTTGGATTCGTCTTGGGACGAGTGGGCTGATGGGCTGTTAAAAAGTTGACAGGGAATAGGGTGATACTTGTCCAGGAAGCAAAGGAAAATTCTGTAAGATTTTATTGGCAGTTCTAATTGTTTTgttattttgtttccttttttttatattatttcttTCCTAGTATTTAAACCTTTCATAGGGTTTTTTTCATCCAGCTTTTAGGTTTTGATATTTAATGTGAATAAAAAAAACAAGCTGCGGCTGTTTTTCTATTTATTTGGTATTGTTCAAATTGCTTGTTACTGATAATTGTTTGGCCACGATCCTTGCATTAGAATACTTGTGATAGCCTCATAGCCTTTTAGCCTTACATTTATAAATGAGGCAAATAAACAC
This genomic interval carries:
- the LOC139901085 gene encoding uncharacterized protein; its protein translation is MADVVEITPLNLITQERDDWKVRVKVINQWSKTAYMKPESIFSYEFVLVDFQGHKMRASIYKNLMPFFAHTFKEGGFVDLSTFELKLNDDDWKLADHDLKICFLRKTTVRRCPPFKILRDVFNCVAYKDVQDWVLPKDSVFGKRYIVGQLVKLNRYKVDKDDNGEKKSIEFELSDASGEKVRCKLWGAHAEKLHDTLLSEYKKDEPVILMLHNCRYKDWEGPQVNNLLWGFKLFLNEPIQPIEEFKDALATAIREDDKYVKPVVEVDLGKDESSALTKFTDQENNKAYIIDDVRLFEKVCTFVVRGRVSSFAEKEGWFQYYCGTCDKKVQKTYDLEEMMYLYDCKVCNTTYKEANPKVRATIYVQDITGGCEMSLFDGQLSKMTHRSVQWLNNAAKNASDICDYPLELNKLLNKKFAFIVKHNLYGDENKLSGYTISDSTDNASVLNKLDAILKDKEAEYSAFDEDILVSSTPDVKKIPKFEDSGVASSCSTSTTPSSIGVKRPSPSQSTKDETPTGGTTSALGDLKIPKMEKL
- the LOC139901086 gene encoding uncharacterized protein, yielding MSNREEKYGQKPIKGTPHPKDMSIYKRQNLIKLVTGIPKLMDNIVQFTDLNNLHPGILNPNVRVKVWAITRKFFWKTPANVVSLEVVLIDQQGHKIFASINRNLIPVFEGILVEGHFFDISGFNVVPYEDRYKLLDHLWKIQFLLHTNLQPCPPFNLPNDGYHPVNYPDILSSVLDPTLAFDVVGQLVELRRLRVAIVNGHPMQYIRFTLQDLTGHRITVSFSGTNAVQLYHYATTHGDAAVPIICLLNNCFIKEWEGGSVVTNHVWGTRLFINEPIDSIVDYTAVLQNLGGEGFVDGVNEQNGGVVFLED